Proteins encoded within one genomic window of Legionella sp. PC997:
- a CDS encoding cupin domain-containing protein gives MSNIIFKATLIGLLSLGSIGITFAADETMKAEKPTLFTPKDMQWSEGPNSIPKGAKISVLEGDLSKEGPFTIRIMLPANYTISPHTHPGIEHVTVISGEFNIGMGDKLDKNIATKLPTGSFAFMDPQMHHYAFTRGKTVIQLHGIGPWDIIYINPKDDPRNSNKTHETM, from the coding sequence ATGTCCAATATTATATTTAAAGCAACGCTGATTGGTTTGCTTAGCCTAGGATCTATAGGTATAACATTTGCTGCAGATGAAACCATGAAGGCCGAAAAGCCAACACTGTTTACCCCAAAGGATATGCAATGGAGCGAGGGTCCGAATTCAATACCAAAAGGTGCAAAGATTTCTGTATTAGAAGGTGATCTATCTAAAGAAGGGCCTTTTACAATTCGAATAATGTTGCCAGCTAATTACACTATTTCTCCCCACACTCATCCTGGAATTGAACATGTAACTGTAATTTCTGGGGAATTTAATATTGGTATGGGAGACAAATTAGATAAAAACATTGCAACAAAATTACCTACTGGGAGTTTCGCTTTTATGGATCCTCAAATGCATCATTATGCATTTACTCGAGGTAAAACTGTTATTCAATTGCATGGTATTGGACCTTGGGATATTATTTATATTAATCCAAAAGACGATCCAAGAAATAGCAATAAAACCCATGAAACTATGTAA
- a CDS encoding DUF4864 domain-containing protein yields MDGASFCKQCRNPLESVDQFCSKCGAKNESNLSHDQAPKETIQLSKHISPKSATTALLLNFFLGVLGAHRLYVGKIGTGLLMLVTIGGFGIWVLVDLILIVTNKFEDKQGGLLELTQNSSPFKTAIIVISTVLAWLLLYVLMVLALVFYFTSGLVYTIEHQLNALQSGNIEKAYSYTSKDFQKTTSINDFKKFLDQYPSIKNNESYFFNTREIENNLGFVKGTLTAKDGAKTPIEYRLIKEDDTWKILNIKVVPTGAAIMINNKTSEPPSTTPSQENSLPKLFEAKGNKYSIRYPDDWSYVSPSKGTIVFMGKKGTAAYHVNVNIQTILSKKSGGKYSSIKEIVDDLKTQLSTKASNAKILSQGEGELPKNPKRFHGEYLVFTYTFKGKTFKQLEFIISRDDELAFYTWAYTAPSDQYDINLPIAKAMYESWIID; encoded by the coding sequence ATGGACGGTGCTAGTTTTTGTAAACAATGCAGAAACCCTCTTGAATCAGTTGATCAATTTTGTAGTAAATGTGGTGCGAAAAATGAGTCTAATTTATCACACGATCAAGCTCCAAAAGAAACAATTCAATTGTCTAAACATATAAGCCCAAAATCAGCAACCACAGCACTTCTCCTCAACTTTTTTTTAGGAGTGTTGGGTGCACACAGGTTATATGTCGGTAAAATAGGCACTGGATTATTAATGCTCGTTACAATAGGTGGGTTTGGTATTTGGGTTTTGGTTGATTTGATTCTTATTGTGACTAACAAGTTTGAAGACAAGCAAGGAGGTTTATTGGAGTTAACCCAAAACTCTTCACCATTCAAAACAGCAATAATAGTGATTAGTACAGTTTTAGCATGGTTGCTATTGTATGTACTTATGGTATTGGCACTCGTATTTTACTTTACTAGTGGGCTGGTTTATACCATTGAGCATCAGCTGAATGCTCTACAATCTGGCAATATTGAAAAAGCGTACTCATATACATCGAAAGATTTTCAAAAAACCACCTCTATAAATGATTTCAAAAAATTTTTAGACCAATATCCCTCAATAAAAAATAATGAAAGCTATTTTTTTAACACAAGAGAAATTGAGAATAATTTAGGATTTGTGAAGGGAACTTTAACTGCAAAAGATGGTGCTAAAACACCAATCGAATATCGCTTAATAAAAGAAGATGATACTTGGAAAATCTTAAATATTAAGGTGGTTCCTACTGGTGCAGCGATAATGATAAATAATAAAACTAGTGAGCCCCCCAGTACTACACCATCTCAAGAAAATTCTTTACCCAAGTTATTTGAAGCTAAGGGCAATAAATATTCAATCAGATATCCTGACGATTGGTCCTATGTCTCTCCTTCAAAGGGGACTATTGTGTTCATGGGTAAAAAAGGAACCGCTGCTTATCATGTTAATGTTAATATTCAAACCATACTTTCAAAAAAATCCGGAGGTAAGTATTCAAGTATCAAAGAAATAGTGGATGATTTAAAAACACAACTTTCCACGAAAGCATCTAATGCGAAAATTTTGTCTCAAGGTGAGGGAGAGTTACCTAAAAATCCCAAGAGATTTCATGGGGAATACCTTGTTTTTACTTATACTTTTAAGGGTAAAACGTTTAAACAACTGGAATTTATCATTTCCAGAGATGATGAATTGGCTTTTTATACTTGGGCGTATACTGCCCCTTCAGATCAATATGATATAAATCTCCCTATTGCTAAGGCCATGTATGAATCATGGATTATTGACTAA
- the katG gene encoding catalase/peroxidase HPI, which translates to MAKDGKNRNAAAKCPVMHGGITVTGESTRDFWPNALNFDILNQHDSKTNPMGKEFNYREEVKKLDFATLKNDLHALMTDSQAWWPADWGHYGGLMVRLSWHAAGSYRVADGRGGAGTGNQRFAPLNSWPDNVNLDKARRLLWPIKKKYGNKISWADLIALAGTIAYESMGLKTFGFGFGREDIWHPEKDVYWGSEKEWLGAKRYDDDSRESLENPLAAVQMGLIYVNPEGVNGHPDPLNTAQDIRVTFGRMAMNDEETVALTAGGHTIGKCHGNGDTNLLGPAPEAANIEDQGLGWINKTSRGFGRNTVTSGIEGAWTTHPTKWDNGYFYMLLNYDWEQKKSPAGANQWEPINIKEDDKPVDVEDPSIRYNPIMTDADMAMKMDPVYRKIAERFYKDPEYFSEVFARAWFKLTHRDMGPKARYIGPDVPKEDLIWQDPVPVGKKDYDVAAVKAKITSSKLSISQMVSTAWDSARTFRGSDMRGGANGARIRLLPQKNWEGNEPQRLAKVLQILEAIAAETGASVADVIVLSGNVGVEQAAKKAGFDITVPFTPGRGDATDEMTDAASFAVLEPLYDGYRNWLKEDYAVSAEELMLDRTQLMGLTAPEMTVLVGGMRVLGSNHSGTKHGVFTEREEVLTNDFFVNLTDMANTWNPISNNLYEIRDRKTGALKWTATRVDLVFGSNSILRAYAELYAQDDNKEKFVQDFVAAWAKVMNADHFD; encoded by the coding sequence ATGGCTAAGGATGGGAAAAATAGGAACGCAGCTGCTAAATGTCCAGTGATGCATGGTGGTATAACGGTCACAGGCGAATCGACCAGGGACTTTTGGCCCAATGCTTTGAACTTCGATATTTTGAATCAGCATGATAGCAAGACTAATCCAATGGGAAAGGAGTTCAACTACCGTGAAGAAGTCAAAAAACTTGATTTTGCGACACTTAAAAACGATTTGCATGCTTTAATGACCGACAGTCAGGCATGGTGGCCTGCTGATTGGGGACATTATGGCGGTTTGATGGTTCGTCTGTCCTGGCATGCTGCTGGTTCATATCGTGTGGCCGATGGTCGTGGTGGTGCTGGTACAGGTAATCAGCGTTTTGCGCCCTTGAATTCCTGGCCTGACAATGTGAACTTAGACAAGGCTCGCCGCTTGTTATGGCCTATTAAGAAAAAATATGGAAACAAGATTAGTTGGGCGGACTTGATTGCGTTAGCAGGTACCATCGCTTATGAATCAATGGGGCTTAAAACCTTTGGTTTTGGTTTTGGCCGCGAAGATATTTGGCATCCTGAAAAAGATGTTTACTGGGGCTCAGAAAAAGAATGGTTGGGCGCCAAGCGTTACGATGACGACAGTCGTGAATCGCTGGAAAACCCGCTAGCCGCGGTACAAATGGGATTGATCTATGTGAACCCCGAGGGAGTGAATGGTCACCCTGATCCGCTTAACACAGCTCAGGATATCCGTGTGACCTTTGGACGCATGGCTATGAATGATGAGGAAACAGTCGCACTGACTGCTGGTGGTCATACTATTGGCAAATGTCATGGTAATGGCGACACAAATCTTTTAGGACCTGCTCCTGAAGCGGCGAATATTGAAGATCAGGGCCTTGGTTGGATTAACAAAACCAGTCGAGGCTTTGGTCGTAACACGGTTACGAGTGGTATTGAAGGTGCGTGGACGACCCATCCCACAAAGTGGGATAATGGCTATTTTTATATGCTTCTCAATTATGATTGGGAACAGAAGAAAAGCCCGGCCGGCGCCAACCAATGGGAGCCGATTAATATCAAGGAAGACGATAAGCCGGTGGATGTCGAAGATCCTTCCATTCGTTACAATCCCATCATGACCGATGCTGATATGGCAATGAAGATGGATCCCGTTTATCGTAAAATTGCTGAACGCTTTTACAAAGACCCTGAATATTTTTCAGAAGTTTTTGCGCGAGCCTGGTTCAAACTCACCCACCGAGACATGGGGCCAAAAGCACGCTACATTGGGCCTGATGTACCGAAGGAAGATTTGATTTGGCAGGATCCAGTACCTGTAGGTAAGAAAGATTATGATGTTGCTGCTGTCAAAGCCAAGATCACTTCCAGCAAGCTGAGTATTAGTCAAATGGTTTCTACCGCATGGGATAGTGCGAGAACTTTCCGTGGTTCTGATATGCGAGGCGGTGCTAATGGAGCACGTATCCGACTGTTACCGCAAAAGAATTGGGAAGGTAATGAGCCGCAACGTCTTGCAAAAGTATTGCAGATTTTAGAGGCTATCGCCGCTGAGACAGGCGCCAGTGTGGCTGATGTGATTGTGCTTTCAGGTAATGTCGGAGTCGAGCAGGCTGCCAAAAAAGCTGGATTTGACATCACCGTCCCTTTCACTCCAGGACGTGGTGATGCGACTGACGAGATGACTGATGCTGCCTCTTTTGCTGTGTTAGAACCACTTTATGATGGTTATCGTAACTGGCTTAAAGAAGATTATGCGGTCAGTGCCGAAGAGCTTATGCTCGATCGCACCCAACTTATGGGACTGACTGCCCCAGAGATGACCGTTCTTGTTGGAGGCATGCGTGTGTTAGGGTCTAACCACAGCGGTACGAAGCATGGAGTGTTTACTGAACGTGAAGAAGTTCTAACAAATGACTTCTTTGTCAACCTGACCGATATGGCCAACACCTGGAATCCTATAAGCAATAATTTGTATGAAATTCGTGACCGTAAAACTGGAGCATTAAAGTGGACCGCCACTCGAGTGGATCTTGTTTTTGGTTCTAATTCAATTCTTCGCGCCTATGCGGAATTGTATGCTCAGGATGATAACAAAGAAAAATTCGTGCAGGACTTTGTTGCTGCCTGGGCGAAAGTTATGAATGCAGATCATTTTGATTGA
- a CDS encoding GNAT family N-acetyltransferase yields the protein MNFFKKLSFEDESELESFLSRYPETSMFLRSNLRNSGIEYKSNIPYHGEYFSYCNSLGEIQGVVAHYWNGNIMMQCPDLTALKELFHYFKSHCSRPICGILGDEIQAKIVIDLLEINSSSFALNATDGLYQLLVSEMRVPNSVYQLKKAKHCAPDIVKRWLTDYHVEALGADLSNLSDVESINNSIKEASNRDDLWILEDDGLPLSLCGFNASLPDIVQIGPVWTPVEYRNHGYARAVVALCLLEAQKNGVKQAILFTNNLAAERAYFSIGFKKIGEYRLAILRDKISN from the coding sequence ATGAATTTTTTTAAAAAATTGTCTTTTGAGGATGAGTCTGAATTAGAATCATTTCTTAGTCGCTATCCAGAAACCTCAATGTTTTTACGCTCGAATTTACGTAATTCAGGTATAGAATATAAAAGTAATATTCCATATCACGGGGAGTATTTTTCGTACTGCAATTCTTTGGGGGAGATTCAAGGCGTCGTAGCGCATTATTGGAATGGAAATATTATGATGCAGTGCCCAGATCTAACTGCATTAAAGGAGTTATTCCATTATTTTAAATCGCATTGCTCTAGGCCCATTTGTGGGATCTTAGGGGATGAAATACAAGCTAAAATTGTGATTGATTTGCTGGAGATTAATTCGTCATCTTTTGCTTTAAATGCAACGGATGGTTTGTATCAGTTGTTAGTATCAGAAATGAGGGTGCCAAATTCGGTTTATCAATTAAAAAAAGCAAAGCACTGTGCTCCAGATATTGTAAAAAGATGGTTAACTGATTACCACGTTGAAGCTTTAGGTGCCGATTTAAGCAACCTATCTGATGTAGAATCAATAAATAATTCAATAAAAGAAGCCTCTAATCGTGATGATCTGTGGATCTTAGAGGATGACGGATTACCACTTTCTTTATGTGGGTTTAATGCCTCATTACCAGATATTGTGCAAATAGGACCTGTTTGGACGCCTGTTGAATATCGTAATCACGGATATGCTAGAGCCGTCGTTGCTTTATGCTTGTTGGAAGCACAAAAAAATGGGGTTAAGCAAGCGATACTATTCACAAATAATCTGGCAGCAGAACGCGCATATTTTTCAATTGGATTTAAGAAAATAGGAGAATATAGGCTAGCAATATTGAGAGATAAAATATCAAATTAA
- a CDS encoding GNAT family N-acetyltransferase: MNRIIETERILLRPFCIEDIERFAEICANPNVMRYIGDGKPVSRDVIAEKIHEWIELYEKQKYGLMGLVMKETDELIGFCGFIHQTVDESEYIELGYRLDEAYWGKGIATEAAVAVRDYAFNVLGIPMLISIINHKNEASKRVAKKVGMQLMKQTNFKNVLVDVFCLKREEAS; this comes from the coding sequence ATGAATCGAATTATTGAGACAGAGCGAATTTTATTAAGACCTTTTTGCATCGAAGATATTGAGCGATTTGCTGAAATTTGCGCAAATCCAAATGTGATGCGTTATATTGGTGATGGCAAACCTGTTAGTCGCGATGTTATTGCGGAGAAAATACATGAGTGGATTGAATTGTATGAAAAACAAAAATACGGTTTGATGGGGCTTGTTATGAAGGAAACTGATGAACTCATTGGGTTTTGTGGCTTTATTCATCAAACAGTCGATGAGAGCGAATATATTGAATTGGGCTACCGTTTAGATGAAGCATACTGGGGGAAAGGTATTGCAACAGAAGCTGCTGTGGCGGTTAGAGATTACGCTTTTAATGTGCTTGGGATTCCTATGTTGATTTCGATTATTAACCATAAAAATGAGGCTTCGAAGCGCGTTGCAAAAAAGGTTGGCATGCAATTGATGAAACAAACGAATTTCAAAAATGTTTTGGTTGATGTATTTTGTCTTAAAAGAGAAGAGGCCAGTTAA
- a CDS encoding ATP-binding protein, with amino-acid sequence MIAIDKQALSTILQMAQEPIITVSEHYLISDINLCAEHKFPIKKNQIIGTFLTSYCSNDDLNKLTHASLEQITLLIKKKQYSCYALIVCEEQSKAKAKTDFGEQKPLQKHDRSNPNDTMDNFDYLESIISEIPVSVYWMNRDYVYLGCSNSMAELFNLPSRHDIVGKTYADLYDKKSAAFYKKSDKSVMENGISLSIEEPLYQPDGTKLVYLSNKVPLHGPDGTIIGMLGISTNITERKKMEMDLKLAKEAAEAADRAKTEFIANMGHDIRTPLTGVIGMAELLENALDNIEHKTEAHIIHESGEELLAMLNDILDDAKAGSFNDGRLHQKLFNLYECIDDLIKLERPTTTTKHLGLFVEIDKAIPQKIIGDRKKIQRILLNLLGNSIKFTQSGHITVKVQCVEQNNEMIKMKFSVSDTGIGIPQEFQDKVFDRFFRSTPSYKGVYKGHGLGLHIARTYVHLLGGQITLISKEGVGSTFQFDLQCQTATEKSISSLSQKNEDNSTPSPTPKINKPPAPLPYCLLIEDNATALRVLESLVSKAGCRYLSATNGEDALDLIKSTHFDLIITDIGLPGISGTDFCSLVRSWEKEYNLDPHPIVGLTGHARDTAYKECIASGMNDVFTKPANAALIQKLIDTYSTNLSIPITEPEDTVYKDPGADLPATEEDLFQLEQFELLHIEEGIKNCGGNESLFKNMLYLMVTNEIPSDLEQMKLAFSKQDFTSIEKLAHKIKGGSVYLGLRRMKYACQYVERYWKTGQRELFEELYFQAVSTIGETSTYIEDWLRRMPHE; translated from the coding sequence ATGATAGCTATAGATAAACAAGCATTATCAACGATTCTACAAATGGCTCAAGAACCAATTATCACTGTGTCTGAACACTATCTCATTAGTGATATCAATCTCTGTGCTGAACATAAGTTTCCTATAAAGAAAAATCAAATTATTGGTACCTTTTTAACGTCTTATTGCTCAAACGATGACCTAAATAAACTAACTCATGCAAGCCTGGAGCAAATAACCCTACTAATCAAGAAGAAGCAGTACAGTTGCTATGCGTTAATTGTCTGTGAAGAACAATCAAAGGCTAAGGCAAAGACAGATTTTGGTGAACAGAAACCGTTACAAAAACATGATCGTTCCAATCCAAATGACACTATGGATAACTTTGATTATCTTGAATCCATCATTTCAGAAATTCCCGTAAGCGTTTATTGGATGAATAGAGATTATGTCTATTTAGGCTGCAGTAACAGCATGGCCGAATTATTCAACTTACCTTCTCGCCATGATATCGTAGGTAAAACATATGCAGATTTATATGATAAAAAATCCGCAGCTTTTTATAAGAAATCAGATAAATCGGTGATGGAGAATGGAATTTCCTTAAGTATTGAAGAACCATTATATCAACCAGATGGCACAAAGCTTGTCTACTTGTCGAACAAAGTACCGTTGCATGGCCCTGATGGTACTATTATAGGAATGCTGGGTATCTCAACCAACATTACCGAAAGAAAAAAAATGGAAATGGATCTGAAATTAGCAAAAGAAGCAGCAGAAGCAGCTGATCGTGCTAAAACTGAGTTTATCGCCAACATGGGACATGACATTCGAACTCCATTAACTGGAGTTATCGGAATGGCAGAACTATTAGAGAACGCCTTAGATAACATAGAGCATAAAACTGAAGCTCATATCATACATGAAAGTGGCGAAGAACTCCTCGCCATGTTAAATGACATCCTCGATGATGCTAAGGCAGGGAGTTTTAATGATGGAAGATTACATCAAAAACTATTCAATTTATATGAATGTATCGATGATTTAATCAAACTTGAACGCCCCACAACTACGACCAAGCATCTTGGGCTCTTTGTCGAAATAGATAAAGCCATTCCACAAAAAATCATAGGCGACCGTAAAAAAATTCAGCGTATCCTTTTAAATTTATTGGGTAATTCGATTAAATTCACCCAATCAGGTCACATTACAGTTAAGGTACAATGCGTTGAACAAAACAATGAAATGATAAAAATGAAATTTAGTGTTTCCGACACGGGTATTGGTATTCCTCAAGAATTTCAAGACAAAGTCTTTGATCGTTTTTTTCGCTCGACTCCCTCTTATAAAGGGGTTTATAAAGGCCATGGTTTAGGATTACACATTGCAAGAACTTATGTCCATTTATTAGGTGGACAAATCACTTTAATTAGTAAAGAAGGTGTAGGAAGTACTTTTCAATTTGATTTACAGTGCCAAACGGCTACAGAAAAGTCCATTTCCTCATTAAGCCAAAAAAATGAGGATAATAGTACTCCTTCACCGACCCCAAAAATTAACAAGCCCCCTGCCCCGTTACCCTATTGCTTATTAATCGAGGATAATGCAACCGCACTCAGAGTACTGGAATCTTTAGTCTCCAAAGCAGGTTGCCGGTATTTATCAGCAACAAATGGAGAAGATGCTTTAGATTTAATAAAGTCTACCCATTTCGATTTAATAATTACAGATATTGGCTTACCTGGGATTTCTGGTACAGATTTTTGCTCCTTAGTTCGTTCATGGGAGAAAGAATATAACCTAGACCCACATCCTATTGTAGGATTAACCGGACATGCTCGCGATACAGCCTATAAGGAATGTATTGCATCAGGGATGAACGATGTCTTTACCAAGCCTGCCAATGCGGCTCTTATCCAAAAGTTGATTGATACATACTCCACTAATCTTTCAATACCAATAACTGAACCAGAGGACACTGTTTACAAAGATCCTGGGGCAGATCTTCCTGCAACAGAAGAAGATTTATTTCAATTAGAACAGTTTGAACTACTACACATTGAGGAGGGAATTAAAAACTGCGGAGGAAATGAATCATTATTTAAAAATATGCTTTACTTGATGGTAACTAATGAAATTCCTTCTGATTTAGAACAGATGAAATTGGCGTTCTCAAAGCAAGATTTTACATCCATTGAAAAATTAGCCCATAAAATCAAAGGGGGTAGTGTTTATCTTGGTTTGAGACGAATGAAGTATGCCTGCCAATATGTTGAACGCTACTGGAAAACTGGGCAACGTGAATTATTTGAAGAGCTTTATTTCCAAGCAGTAAGTACTATCGGAGAAACCAGTACCTACATTGAGGATTGGCTCCGAAGAATGCCTCATGAATAA